The Hemiscyllium ocellatum isolate sHemOce1 chromosome 19, sHemOce1.pat.X.cur, whole genome shotgun sequence genome has a segment encoding these proteins:
- the LOC132824979 gene encoding uncharacterized protein LOC132824979, whose protein sequence is MKMYDCKRGFLPPYPISKPIRNDVTYTANRTCAHPASTPHQPNSHTKPVENALQTLNQMIGTVQPMAQTQEYKSQQMLSVVKANSQAQNTTSVHQVVSQAASQPLPRKWPIPVLPKGSTVTSTRVQQLAVNGLVLVTTTSAGQTVQTPNAHKIYSARVLPAFNPVSANQNVAHSSNLLISLSSANGSVPQISMDQTQVNVSEPQGNGSSILGLMANNVVMCDGQIQGKVTCGKVGTDMNKVPEGIITQNAPPQLGQRSWPALTNGAQERAGSSNNTLLVSEQTGQSACLSSQPTTQHTTSNSWFASANSNGQKRMVLARVTPMSHDWKDLQQNSRSLQSADNSNIKDMPVEGIQLHDKLSDQNGELEDACSTLEKSIEMQNQSPLTEIAEQKRVPPPSLKPDICSQEDVHNIHFYFTPSTMNEVSIITSQVSSSFNAQQNLMSSGNLTSAANVSSPNSAPVTSQLTALSGHCNFGVSSVGSSNSTLQQTVTASPAEMGTLCNSEQQSTLPFPGSPHSVNVLCSAVNIASTSEGKQTIQLVSSGSTPSSEAFHASNSLHSVCLVPRESSGKQATPGLVLVVPPSVLVQNCQNVEASSICRPSTVLTGEEHVPARLTECQGEASSLVAGAPTPESDKSNAAQPAAASPLNLTGQQHEEIISSLTASGIGEPANGANISADPSQKAPAEVLPSSTEVNGKKRNLTLDAGVSSKDCGFQHCLILCDGQENVTDSPPHKRFMASALEGLSKGEDICKNVPLPDEKETTNSSELMTCSDSSERPELIVDDDQTVAKCNIVQSEICITGVFSLGDNTGMWKTVEQSSPCPVVDLTGSSQEEMNDESAIKETGESSLKDQEAHEDCDTVTENPQVPSSPLSNLESERCPSVKESPQMGQVQSALEVSQEKLPSQQTPQTHTSQVNILIDLTADKDDFTEPQQSHSVLPSDCKEQDEKLVSDQNVTSVEINNPSPLKFSGSEPQGLDDLLHSIDTEIETLMNFWNPYPSKFAHANAAKSANKHYDQQKSENCENKLLSVAIETASVSEEVQMPDERVKASLVDNLDCSSSYNIKVLGHTEILNLLAEIAKPKLNEKLPPGSVWSETFDRSDVRLSEEMPGKPSQNASSDGWKAGSPKAGAMKIPGRLWGDQSPTLQPVTNKNSCGKKAKRERKEYCCINAWLAASGVLGIYCNCKLSQGNKTDNQLDLRHAMHENQNSSEPSDPNCIGKHMDVEATLHSVPVATHRGHALEVSESWNTGPRSCSDAAADSNQDEVLRDVHQEVCVVQAMQQQAGANNTRLESNEVVGFCKPGIAHLSSLRMSEEPVGLPCKAAAHEKSDRKESKDISRDLVEVQPDKDTWAALELDDQTANGNRDPPSDILRKKIGDQTDKCNVNRHLGVKLGFKVMKRKPDASNCRSPQKQRKSETRGKEGKSAKCASLQKICTLKKKTRYDADAKLLSNYNCHVMVRDKTYSSSGERAVLVNLVPVSGKFCKTKAKRRAKSQ, encoded by the exons ATGAAAATGTACGATTGCAAGAGGGGATTCTTGCCACCGTATCCAATATCGAAGCCAATTCGCAATGATGTCACCTACACTGCAAACAGGACATGTGCGCATCCAGCATCTACACCCCATCAGCCAAATAGCCACACTAAACCTGTTGAGAATGCCCTCCAAACGCTCAACCAGATGATTGGGACAGTTCAGCCAATGGCGCAGACGCAGGAGTATAAATCTCAACAGATGCTTTCGGTTGTTAAAGCTAACTCGCAAGCACAAAACACTACTTCAGTCCACCAAGTTGTTTCACAGGCAGCATCTCAACCTCTTCCAAGGAAATGGCCGATCCCAGTCCTTCCCAAAGGTAGTACAGTAACCAGCACAAGAGTACAGCAGCTTGCTGTCAACGGACTTGTATTGGTGACTACTACAAGCGCTGGCCAAACTGTTCAGACTCCAAATGCCCACAAAATCTATTCAGCGAGGGTATTACCAGCCTTCAATCCAGTTTCAGCTAATCAGAATGTAGCCCACTCTTCGAATTTGCTAATTTCGTTATCATCTGCAAATGGGAGTGTACCTCAAATATCAATGGACCAGACACAAGTCAATGTTTCTGAACCTCAAGGCAATGGTAGCTCAATTCTTGGTTTAATGGCAAATAATGTAGTGATGTGTGATGGGCAGATACAAGGTAAGGTGACTTGTGGCAAGGTAGGTACAGATATGAACAAAGTTCCTGAAGGAATTATAACCCAGAATGCCCCCCCTCAACTTGGCCAGAGAAGTTGGCCAGCTCTTACAAATGGAGCACAAGAAAGAGCTGGCTCTTCCAATAATACTCTGCTAGTTTCTGAACAGACAGGGCAATCCGCTTGTTTGAGTTCACAGCCAACTACACAGCACACTACTAGTAATTCTTGGTTTGCATCAGCAAATTCAAATGGCCAAAAAAGAATGGTGCTTGCTCGGGTTACCCCAATGTCTCATGACTGGAAGGATTTGCAGCAAAACTCACGTTCCCTTCAGTCTGCTGACAACTCCAACATCAAGGACATGCCTGTGGAAGGCATTCAGTTGCACGATAAACTAAGTGATCAGAATGGAGAATTGGAAGATGCCTGTTCAACTTTGGAAAAATCTATTGAAATGCAAAACCAATCACCCCTGACAGAAATAGCGGAACAGAAGAGAgttcctcccccctctctcaaACCAGATATATGCAGTCAAGAAGATGTACATAATATTCACTTTTATTTTACACCTTCGACTATGAATGAAGTCAGTATTATAACTTCTCAGGTGTCTTCCAGTTTCAATGCCCAGCAGAATTTAATGTCCTCGGGAAATCTCACTTCAGCTGCTAATGTAAGCTCACCCAACAGCGCCCCTGTGACCTCCCAGTTGACTGCATTGTCTGGGCATTGTAACTTTGGAGTATCGTCGGTAGGCAGTTCAAATTCAACCTTGCAGCAGACAGTGACTGCATCTCCAGCTGAAATGGGGACTTTGTGTAATAGTGAACAGCAGAGTACTCTCCCTTTTCCTGGTTCTCCACATTCTGTAAATGTGCTGTGCTCGGCAGTCAATATAGCATCTACAAGTGAAGGCAAACAAACAATTCAGCTTGTTTCTTCAGGTTCTACTCCTTCATCTGAAGCATTTCACGCTAGCAACTCATTGCACTCTGTTTGCCTCGTACCCAGGGAAAGCTCTGGGAAGCAGGCAACCCCAGGCCTTGTACTTGTAGTCCCACCGTCTGTGCTTGTGCAGAATTGCCAGAATGTGGAGGCTTCTTCTATCTGTCGGCCCTCCACAGTATTAACTGGAGAGGAACACGTGCCAGCGAGACTAACTGAATGCCAAGGTGAAGCATCCAGTTTAGTTGCGGGTGCACCTACTCCAGAGTCTGACAAGTCTAACGCTGCTCAGCCAGCAGCTGCCAGTCCATTAAACCTGACTGGACAACAACATGAAGAAATTATCAGCTCGCTGACCGCCAGCGGAATTGGGGAACCGGCAAATGGTGCGAATATATCAGCGGACCCCAGTCAGAAGGCTCCGGCTGAAGTATTGCCGTCTTCCACTGAGGTCAACGGGAAGAAGAGGAACTTGACTTTGGATGCAGGGGTATCATCGAAAGACTGTGGTTTCCAACACTGCCTGATACTGTGTGATGGTCAGGAAAATGTAACCGATAGTCCGCCTCACAAAAGGTTCATGGCTTCTGCTCTGGAGGGTTTGTCAAAGGGTGAAGACATATGTAAAAATGTGCCTCTACCTGATGAAAAGGAAACGACAAACTCTTCAGAGTTGATGACGTGCAGTGACAGCTCAGAGAGACCTGAGCTTATAGTTGATGATGATCAGACTGTTGCCAAATGTAATATAGTTCAGTCTGAGATCTGTATCACAGGGGTGTTCTCATTGGGAGACAATACCGGGATGTGGAAGACAGTTGAGCAGAGCTCCCCCTGCCCTGTGGTTGATCTAACTGGCTCTTCACAAGAGGAAATGAATGATGAGTCTGCAATAAAAGAAACTGGAGAATCCAGTTTGAAAGATCAAGAAGCACATGAAGATTGTGATACTGTGACGGAAAATCCACAAGTGCCGAGTTCTCCCCTCTCTAATTTAGAGAGTGAGCGATGCCCGTCAGTAAAAGAATCTCCTCAAATGGGGCAAGTACAATCGGCATTGGAAGTCTCGCAGGAAAAACTCCCCAGTCAGCAGACTCCTCAAACTCATACTAGCCAGGTGAACATTTTAATAGATCTAACTGCAGACAAAGATGATTTTACTGAACCTCAACAGAGTCATTCAGTATTACCATCTGATTGCAAAGAGCAGGATGAGAAACTGGTTTCTGACCAGAATGTCACGTCTGTTGAGATTAATAATCCATCTCCTTTAAAATTTTCAGGTAGTGAGCCTCAGGGTCTTGATGATCTATTGCATTCAATTGACACAGAAATTGAAACTTTAATGAACTTCTGGAATCCTTATCCTTCCAAATTTGCACATGCCAACGCTGCAAAGTCAGCCAACAAACACTACGATCAACAAAAAAGTGAAAATTGTGAGAATAAACTGCTGAGTGTCGCTATAGAAACTGCGAGTGTTTCCGAAGAAGTGCAAATGCCAGATGAGCGTGTGAAAGCTAGCCTGGTTGACAATTTGGACTGCAGCTCGTCTTATAATATCAAGGTACTTGGACACACTGAGATCCTGAACCTGCTTGCTGAAATAGCAAAACCAAAACTAAATGAGAAGCTGCCTCCAGGAAGTGTATGGTCTGAAACATTTGATCGCTCAGATGTGAGGCTGAGTGAGGAAATGCCAGGTAAACCTTCCCAGAATGCCAGCAGTGACGGTTGGAAGGCTGGCAGTCCCAAGGCAGGGGCGATGAAGATTCCAGGTAGACTGTGGGGAGATCAGAGTCCTACATTGCAGCCTGTCACCAATAAGAACAGCTGCGGAAAGAAGGCGAAACGGGAAAGGAAGGAATATTGTTGTATTAATGCTTGGCTAGCTGCATCAGGTGTGCTTGGCATATACTGCAATTGTAAATTATCGCAAGGCAATAAAACTGACAACCAGTTAGATTTGCGACATGCAATGCATGAAAACCAAAATAGCAGTGAGCCTAGTGATCCAAATTGTATTGGAAAACACATGGATGTAGAGGCCACTTTACACAGTGTGCCGGTTGCCACCCATAGAGGCCATGCTTTAGAAGTATCAGAGAGCTGGAATACTGGGCCCAGAAGCTGCTCCGATGCTGCTGCTGACTCTAATCAGGATGAAGTTTTGAGAGACGTTCATCAAGAAGTGTGTGTTGTTCAAGCTATGCAGCAACAGGCTGGTGCAAACAATACTCGACTAGAAAGCAATGAAGTGGTAGGTTTCTGTAAGCCAGGCATTGCACACTTAAGTTCTCTTAGAATGTCTGAAGAACCGGTTGGATTACCCTGCAAAGCTGCTGCTCACGAGAAATCCGATCGAAAGGAAAGCAAAGACATTTCCCGAGATCTGGTTGAAGTTCAACCAGATAAAGACACGTGGGCTGCTCTGGAACTTGACGATCAAACGGCAAATGGGAACAGAGATCCTCCTTCAGACATATTGAGAAAGAAAATTGGTGACCAAACTGACAAGTGTAACGTTAACCGCCACCTTGGGGTCAAGCTAGGATTCAAGG tcATGAAAAGGAAACCTGATGCTTCTAATTGCCGGAGTCCACAGAAACAAAGGAAAAGTGAAACTCGGG